One Spiroplasma sp. NBRC 100390 DNA window includes the following coding sequences:
- a CDS encoding lipoprotein: protein MKKLLSILGTITLVGTVAPNVVACHNKKIIGNESITAKDIEVFNEIQAKAIEKINQKIKNIPYVDSMKNNLSKIYSKVNKGDIEPYQLKLNNSDDNKLATYFINNFTKIFDDVNRDLQNEYSNYFTNELPLTLDDQKNIVKVSFIDVENLRNKFPSDVNPEPFSAVRVDYKATIQLKFKQMYASFEITNIYNVTENVDTLRAFSDKAVVFLIENIKDYFLELETVDLSENKIFKPLYDQMIWDFSKDTTELNGVLKNSFKEYIASKTEFKNISITYNDTDLIKKEQDGQLTADNKGFNGLSKTKKARDLSLANWVDPNTSKNDPWKRLSGATVENFVNFYKTKIGDVFNIDKDDNLNLGTFKINLNYLNVFGLGLSGNVKDKNDEDLTIALNLSGKAIDKKLTNWGKIVVQFLKYSDDLGEHTRVIVSNIFNLLTVSKQDFKQMVIKNQKNGLKSVVKIIIDGFKNSDEAKDLEDLELFNLITHPLLSNPIGHSRRYEPNILVWDKEIEEKWAVMFTFGKSFDAGLYYSFASNQNSDEIVDFEVSPKGSD, encoded by the coding sequence ATGAAAAAACTATTAAGTATTTTAGGAACAATAACATTAGTTGGAACCGTTGCACCAAATGTTGTTGCCTGTCATAACAAAAAAATTATTGGCAACGAAAGTATTACAGCAAAAGACATTGAGGTTTTTAATGAAATTCAAGCAAAAGCTATTGAGAAAATTAATCAAAAAATTAAAAATATTCCATATGTAGATAGTATGAAAAATAATTTATCAAAAATCTATTCCAAAGTAAATAAAGGTGATATTGAGCCTTATCAATTAAAATTAAATAATTCGGATGATAATAAATTAGCCACTTATTTTATTAATAATTTTACAAAAATTTTTGACGATGTTAATCGTGACTTACAAAACGAATATTCAAATTATTTTACTAATGAGTTGCCATTAACTTTAGATGATCAAAAAAACATTGTGAAAGTTAGTTTTATTGATGTAGAAAATTTACGCAATAAATTTCCTAGCGATGTTAATCCAGAACCATTTTCAGCTGTTCGGGTTGATTACAAAGCAACCATTCAATTAAAATTTAAACAAATGTATGCTAGTTTTGAAATAACAAATATTTATAATGTTACCGAAAATGTGGACACTTTACGAGCTTTTTCTGATAAAGCAGTAGTTTTTCTAATTGAAAATATTAAGGATTATTTCTTAGAATTAGAAACTGTTGATCTTTCAGAAAATAAAATTTTTAAACCATTATATGATCAAATGATTTGAGATTTTTCAAAAGATACCACTGAATTAAATGGTGTTTTAAAAAATTCATTTAAGGAATATATTGCTAGTAAAACTGAATTTAAAAATATTAGTATAACTTATAATGATACTGATTTAATTAAAAAAGAACAAGATGGTCAATTAACCGCTGATAACAAAGGTTTTAATGGATTATCTAAAACCAAAAAAGCAAGAGATTTATCACTAGCAAATTGAGTTGACCCCAATACTAGTAAAAACGATCCGTGAAAAAGATTATCAGGTGCAACTGTAGAAAATTTTGTTAATTTTTATAAAACCAAAATTGGTGATGTTTTTAATATTGATAAAGATGATAACTTAAATCTAGGTACTTTCAAAATTAATTTAAATTATTTAAATGTTTTTGGTCTTGGTTTATCTGGTAATGTTAAAGATAAAAATGATGAAGATTTAACAATTGCATTAAATTTATCTGGTAAAGCAATTGATAAAAAATTAACTAATTGAGGAAAAATAGTTGTTCAATTTCTTAAATACTCAGATGATTTAGGAGAACACACAAGAGTTATTGTTTCTAATATTTTTAATCTTTTAACTGTTTCTAAGCAAGATTTTAAACAAATGGTAATAAAAAATCAAAAGAATGGTTTAAAAAGTGTTGTTAAAATTATCATTGATGGTTTTAAAAACTCAGATGAAGCAAAAGATTTAGAAGATCTTGAATTATTTAATTTAATAACACATCCTTTATTATCAAATCCAATTGGTCATTCAAGAAGATATGAACCAAATATATTAGTTTGGGATAAAGAAATAGAAGAAAAATGAGCAGTCATGTTTACATTTGGTAAAAGTTTTGATGCTGGTTTATATTATTCTTTTGCATCAAATCAAAATTCTGATGAAATAGTTGACTTTGAAGTATCGCCTAAAGGTAGTGATTAG
- the tyrS gene encoding tyrosine--tRNA ligase encodes MVKDIIEELKWRGLLKQVTNETKLLKAQALKKGVYCGFDPTGDSLHVGHLIQIMLLKRFEMFGFQPIAIIGGGTGMIGDPSGKKAERILLDDQTIMHNVQAISTQMQQLIGKNVRMVNNADWLQKMTLIDFLRNVGKDFNISYLLAKENIATRIEVGLSYTEFAYTLLQAYDFYQLYVNYDCAVQTGGSDQWGNITSGTDYIHKQIGEDNLACGLTMNLLTKADGSKFGKTESGAVWLDPKKTSPYEFYQFFFNQDDQETGKLLRYLTMLTEAEIIAIEKEHQKEPAKRIAQRKLAEAVTLFVHQTDGLATAQIVSEALFNGNLHQLSKQQLDQLQGSLSSFSLTTFDLPILDLLVQAEIVTSKREGREFLEQGAITINGNVVNDEAWVVTKDKFLFNKYLIVRRGKRKYHLISCE; translated from the coding sequence ATGGTAAAAGATATTATAGAAGAATTAAAATGACGAGGTCTATTAAAGCAAGTAACTAATGAAACAAAATTATTAAAAGCCCAAGCTTTAAAAAAGGGAGTTTATTGTGGGTTTGATCCAACAGGTGATTCATTACATGTTGGTCATTTAATTCAAATTATGTTGTTAAAACGTTTTGAAATGTTTGGTTTTCAGCCAATTGCTATTATTGGTGGTGGAACCGGAATGATTGGTGATCCAAGTGGTAAAAAAGCAGAACGGATATTATTAGATGACCAGACGATTATGCATAATGTTCAAGCAATAAGTACCCAAATGCAACAATTAATTGGAAAAAATGTACGAATGGTTAATAATGCTGATTGGTTACAAAAAATGACTTTAATTGATTTTTTACGAAATGTGGGGAAAGACTTTAATATTAGTTACTTGTTAGCAAAAGAAAATATTGCAACAAGAATTGAGGTTGGGTTATCATATACCGAGTTTGCTTATACTTTATTGCAAGCGTATGATTTTTATCAATTATATGTAAATTATGATTGTGCTGTTCAAACGGGGGGAAGTGACCAATGGGGAAATATTACTTCAGGGACAGACTATATTCATAAACAAATCGGCGAAGATAATTTAGCATGTGGTTTAACAATGAATTTATTAACTAAAGCTGATGGGTCAAAATTTGGAAAAACAGAATCAGGAGCGGTTTGATTAGATCCAAAAAAAACATCACCATATGAATTTTATCAATTTTTCTTTAATCAAGATGATCAAGAAACTGGAAAATTATTACGTTATTTAACAATGTTGACGGAAGCAGAAATTATTGCAATTGAAAAAGAACATCAAAAGGAACCAGCAAAGCGTATTGCACAAAGAAAATTAGCTGAAGCAGTAACATTATTTGTGCATCAAACTGATGGATTAGCAACAGCACAAATTGTAAGTGAAGCATTATTTAATGGTAATTTGCACCAATTATCGAAACAGCAATTGGATCAATTGCAAGGTAGTTTATCATCTTTTTCATTAACAACTTTTGATTTGCCAATTCTTGATTTATTAGTTCAAGCTGAAATTGTGACATCAAAACGAGAAGGGCGTGAGTTCTTAGAACAAGGGGCAATCACAATAAACGGGAATGTTGTTAATGATGAAGCATGGGTTGTTACAAAAGATAAATTTTTATTTAATAAATATTTAATTGTTCGTCGTGGAAAACGAAAATACCATTTAATTTCTTGTGAATAA
- a CDS encoding nicotinate phosphoribosyltransferase, with protein sequence MSKIKTGYYSAVYFLKTANILKNEKPNDIITMQFFQREENVILAGVNECVELLKTEAFNPETLEITALTDGDVIQPSEPVLKVTGHYYQFGHLEGIIDGILARQTSIATNCHRILQVANNKPVIYMNDRSDYYYNQENDGYAAKVGGITNFVTTAQVTKLTGNYEPMGTVPHALIQAFNGDLIVALHAYQRFYPTDKLVALVDYNNDVITDTLKVAVEFPNLYAVRVDTSQALVDKYFLGKEKQYPLGEINGVNKHLVCALRQQLDQQGYDYVKIIVSSGFNVQKIIEFEKEGVPVDIYGVGQSLAKINIGFTGDAVQLNGVDQAKFGRHNIISNRLVKK encoded by the coding sequence ATGAGTAAAATTAAAACAGGATATTATAGTGCCGTTTATTTTTTAAAAACAGCTAATATTTTAAAAAATGAGAAACCAAATGATATTATAACAATGCAATTTTTTCAGCGGGAAGAAAATGTTATTTTGGCGGGGGTTAATGAGTGTGTTGAATTATTAAAAACGGAAGCTTTTAACCCAGAGACACTTGAAATTACAGCTTTGACTGATGGTGATGTAATTCAACCAAGTGAGCCGGTGTTAAAAGTTACGGGGCATTATTATCAATTTGGTCATTTAGAAGGAATCATTGATGGTATTTTAGCACGACAAACTAGTATTGCGACTAACTGTCATCGAATTTTACAGGTAGCAAATAATAAACCAGTTATTTATATGAACGATCGTAGTGATTATTATTATAATCAAGAAAATGATGGTTATGCTGCTAAAGTTGGGGGAATTACCAATTTTGTGACAACAGCTCAGGTAACAAAATTGACAGGGAATTATGAACCAATGGGAACTGTCCCGCACGCTTTAATTCAAGCATTTAATGGAGATTTAATTGTGGCACTACATGCTTATCAACGATTTTATCCAACTGATAAATTAGTGGCCTTAGTTGATTATAATAATGATGTTATTACTGATACTTTAAAAGTGGCAGTTGAATTCCCAAATTTATATGCGGTTCGTGTTGATACATCGCAAGCTTTAGTTGACAAATATTTTCTTGGGAAAGAAAAACAATACCCACTTGGTGAAATTAACGGGGTAAATAAACATTTAGTTTGTGCCTTACGCCAACAATTAGATCAACAAGGTTATGATTATGTTAAAATCATTGTTTCTTCAGGATTTAATGTTCAAAAAATTATTGAATTTGAGAAGGAAGGAGTGCCAGTAGATATTTATGGGGTTGGTCAATCTTTGGCAAAAATTAATATTGGTTTTACTGGTGATGCTGTGCAATTAAATGGTGTTGATCAAGCCAAATTTGGTCGGCATAACATTATTTCAAATCGACTAGTTAAAAAGTAA
- a CDS encoding DegV family protein, giving the protein MNKKIAILTDSSAGFTTAEIKELGIHVIPLHIILNNETDILDTEEEIKKYHFYDIVKTGSTKTSQASTGELMAKYDEILKTYDEIIHYPIAEKLSSQYATAYTLSQEKQYRGKVHVIRNHTAAFALKTLVIYANELAQQNLTVQEIIAKTNALEQKTYMAMIPGSLERLSKGGRVGKVLLSLINLFKIKILIQWGEYPKKIASSRTLNNLIEALVETWDKFKKTVKEKFQLFVLKTNQCTDKIWDNVTQKLDELKINYHTEQLANIFVAHAGLDTIAFVAIPENK; this is encoded by the coding sequence ATGAATAAAAAAATTGCAATTCTAACTGACTCATCAGCCGGTTTTACAACAGCAGAAATTAAAGAATTAGGAATCCACGTTATTCCTTTACATATTATTTTAAATAACGAAACCGATATTTTAGATACTGAAGAAGAAATAAAAAAATATCACTTCTATGATATTGTTAAAACAGGAAGTACTAAAACAAGCCAAGCTTCAACGGGAGAATTAATGGCAAAATATGATGAAATTTTGAAAACATATGACGAAATTATTCATTATCCTATTGCCGAAAAACTATCAAGTCAATATGCAACTGCTTATACTTTAAGCCAAGAAAAACAATATCGCGGAAAAGTCCACGTTATTCGTAACCACACGGCCGCTTTTGCTTTAAAAACATTAGTTATTTATGCCAATGAATTAGCACAACAAAATCTCACTGTTCAAGAAATTATTGCAAAAACAAATGCCTTAGAACAAAAAACATATATGGCAATGATCCCCGGTAGTTTAGAACGCTTATCAAAAGGGGGACGCGTTGGAAAAGTGTTATTATCATTGATTAATCTATTTAAAATTAAAATTTTAATTCAATGAGGTGAATATCCCAAAAAAATTGCTTCATCACGAACATTAAATAATTTAATTGAAGCACTAGTTGAAACATGAGATAAATTTAAAAAAACAGTCAAAGAAAAATTTCAGTTATTTGTTTTAAAAACAAATCAATGTACTGATAAAATTTGAGATAATGTTACTCAAAAATTAGACGAATTAAAAATAAATTATCATACCGAACAATTAGCTAATATTTTTGTTGCTCATGCTGGCTTAGATACAATTGCCTTTGTTGCAATTCCAGAAAATAAATAA
- a CDS encoding Fur family transcriptional regulator, whose amino-acid sequence MALSYESIVQLLKNKNYRITEIRLAIIKILTEKQHLTLSEIVELLEQEFKNVNLMSVYNTIDLLISEHVVFTNSFDGKQIWYDLAENPSFHMVCDICKNVVHIKDSKILQEIKLDNLKEVMTNTNWKPVHFKIEGHGICDQCHNKKNEHLHFDENE is encoded by the coding sequence ATGGCATTATCATATGAAAGTATTGTACAGTTATTAAAAAACAAAAATTATCGAATTACTGAAATTAGATTGGCAATTATTAAAATTTTAACAGAAAAACAACATTTAACTTTATCAGAAATTGTTGAGTTGTTAGAACAAGAATTTAAAAATGTTAATTTAATGTCAGTTTACAATACAATCGACTTATTGATTAGTGAACATGTTGTTTTTACCAATTCTTTTGATGGTAAGCAAATTTGATATGATTTAGCTGAAAACCCATCATTTCATATGGTTTGTGACATTTGTAAAAATGTTGTTCATATTAAAGATTCAAAAATTTTACAAGAAATTAAGTTAGATAACTTAAAAGAAGTGATGACAAATACTAATTGAAAACCAGTTCATTTTAAAATTGAAGGACATGGAATTTGTGATCAATGCCATAACAAAAAAAATGAACATCTTCATTTTGATGAAAATGAATAA
- a CDS encoding DegV family protein: MRKVALIIDSSSGIKKDELKKYEDTYLLPLLLNFPDGSEVEDDEDIISFNEFYDILEHQVIKTSQIPMGKMLNTWNELLKKYDNIVFVGLSKGLSGQHENISMLAQGEEYKGKVFVIDTDGVSELLVFMIDLIYSWIQEGVELTEFQPRIDVIKTKFSAFIIPKSLETLKRGGRITAAAAALASLLKITPILRYDGRIDKFDKTRTFKKAVETALGQIKKERENWKNIILLHSKTDNETLNEVYQIIENAGAIITSTYILANVIAAHTGPNTVVLVCWDK, from the coding sequence ATGCGTAAGGTTGCATTAATAATAGATTCATCGTCAGGAATCAAGAAGGACGAATTAAAAAAATATGAAGACACCTATTTACTACCATTATTATTAAATTTCCCAGATGGGAGTGAAGTTGAAGATGATGAAGATATTATTTCATTTAATGAATTTTATGATATCTTAGAACACCAAGTAATTAAAACAAGCCAAATTCCAATGGGAAAAATGTTAAATACTTGAAATGAATTATTGAAAAAGTACGATAATATTGTTTTTGTAGGACTGTCAAAAGGTTTATCGGGCCAGCATGAAAATATCTCAATGTTGGCACAAGGTGAAGAATATAAAGGAAAGGTCTTTGTTATTGATACTGATGGCGTTAGTGAACTATTAGTTTTTATGATTGATTTAATTTACAGTTGAATTCAAGAAGGTGTTGAATTAACAGAATTTCAACCAAGAATTGATGTAATTAAAACAAAATTTAGTGCATTTATTATTCCAAAGAGTTTAGAAACACTAAAACGAGGTGGCCGAATTACTGCTGCCGCAGCAGCACTAGCATCATTATTAAAAATAACACCAATTTTAAGATATGATGGGCGAATTGATAAATTTGACAAAACAAGAACATTTAAAAAAGCTGTTGAAACAGCTCTTGGTCAAATTAAAAAAGAACGCGAAAATTGAAAAAATATTATTTTACTACATTCTAAAACAGATAACGAAACTTTAAACGAAGTTTATCAAATAATTGAGAATGCTGGTGCTATAATTACTTCAACATACATTCTAGCAAACGTTATTGCTGCTCACACCGGCCCTAATACCGTGGTCCTAGTATGTTGAGATAAATAA
- a CDS encoding M42 family metallopeptidase: MKITNEKKIMYENILQAFGPSGCEEQVVTLMKQYYQKYTTEIIQDNLGSCFAVIRNQKGIKNAKRVMLMAHGDEVGFMVSQINEKGLIRINPLGGIWEQTLLAKRVKLLKDDGTFITGAISAIAPHLLSPEARLKPTPISNMLVDFGFTSKAEVYAAGVREGNFVICEGPTVFLNDKRLLSKAIDNRMGMILGLEVLEQIKNKGLDFDLYVGFSAQEEVGTRGAATATTLIKPDFAIVTDVSPGQDYESTNTFGQLGQGVMLRGMDNGYVTRHDLIKYQLDLMQQHQIKYQFYISPGGTDAGRVHLVDCGIPTIQACLIARNLHTISGIIDLDDFNETIKLVTTIIEDLNETKIKNFNWSEKR; encoded by the coding sequence ATGAAAATTACTAACGAAAAGAAAATAATGTATGAAAATATTTTGCAAGCATTTGGGCCATCAGGGTGTGAAGAGCAAGTTGTTACATTAATGAAACAATATTATCAAAAGTATACAACAGAAATAATTCAAGATAATTTAGGAAGTTGTTTTGCGGTTATTCGTAATCAAAAAGGAATTAAAAATGCTAAAAGGGTAATGCTAATGGCGCATGGTGATGAAGTTGGTTTTATGGTTAGTCAAATTAATGAAAAAGGATTAATTAGAATTAATCCATTAGGAGGAATTTGAGAACAAACATTATTAGCTAAGCGGGTAAAATTATTAAAAGATGATGGAACTTTTATAACCGGAGCAATTTCGGCAATTGCTCCCCATTTGTTATCACCAGAAGCACGCTTAAAACCAACGCCAATTAGTAATATGCTAGTTGATTTTGGATTTACTTCAAAAGCAGAAGTATATGCTGCTGGTGTTCGGGAAGGCAATTTTGTTATTTGTGAAGGACCAACTGTTTTTTTAAATGACAAACGATTGTTATCAAAGGCAATTGATAATCGAATGGGTATGATTTTAGGATTAGAAGTATTAGAACAAATTAAAAATAAGGGATTAGATTTTGATTTATATGTTGGTTTTAGTGCTCAAGAAGAAGTTGGAACTCGTGGCGCAGCAACTGCGACAACATTAATTAAACCAGATTTTGCAATTGTAACAGATGTTTCACCGGGGCAAGATTATGAATCAACAAATACCTTTGGTCAGTTGGGGCAAGGTGTAATGTTACGAGGAATGGATAATGGTTATGTTACTCGGCATGATTTGATCAAATATCAACTTGATTTAATGCAGCAACATCAAATTAAGTATCAATTTTATATTTCCCCAGGCGGTACTGATGCTGGACGTGTTCATTTAGTGGATTGTGGAATTCCGACAATTCAGGCTTGTTTAATTGCTCGTAATTTACATACAATTAGTGGTATTATTGATTTAGATGATTTTAATGAAACAATTAAGTTGGTAACAACTATTATTGAAGATTTAAATGAGACAAAGATTAAGAATTTTAATTGAAGTGAGAAGAGGTAA
- a CDS encoding ATP-binding protein, whose translation MRNFLIKTIKFSGFRKFDKEVEIKFNTNKNLYNYQYSVKEVEFKNNKTEDFNSVIGVIGANASGKSTILELFLKYQQFNELGLIFNKEMITPFGMKYSRQQKTFDQADFNANSKCIKITVIFTTDYGDYMHEIVFQNPNFFEETILKDKKIIWQQTNGDLNKLNFLRFYLLANSQIEKSENNQFISLLTDETNTFGEMLLKMSKSFFSFDVILEKQYLIDESLNELLLHSTTNDKTQQLLQKKINIIISTIDSNVKKVFFQVKKIPDPYNFNKTIKQVSIQYVELKDDAKIPFSLLSEGTLKFMSKILMLLRITEKLETYSYIFIDELDNSWHPNLTRFFIRLFKANFFKNIILVFTAHNPYIFEEVRKDAIYVINQYNDVTSFNELRWNDKPIRNDFKFSKNYFDEVIGSHPSNDDFEHFCEEII comes from the coding sequence ATGAGAAATTTTTTAATTAAAACAATAAAATTTAGTGGCTTTCGAAAATTTGATAAAGAAGTAGAAATAAAGTTTAATACTAATAAAAACTTATATAATTATCAATATTCGGTTAAAGAAGTAGAATTTAAAAATAATAAGACAGAAGATTTTAATTCGGTTATTGGAGTTATTGGTGCCAATGCTTCGGGAAAATCAACAATTTTAGAATTATTTTTAAAATATCAACAGTTTAACGAATTAGGTTTAATTTTTAATAAGGAAATGATTACTCCTTTTGGTATGAAATATAGTAGACAACAAAAAACATTTGATCAAGCGGATTTTAATGCTAATAGTAAGTGCATTAAAATTACTGTTATTTTTACAACTGATTATGGAGATTATATGCATGAAATAGTATTTCAAAATCCAAATTTTTTTGAAGAAACAATTTTGAAAGATAAAAAAATAATTTGACAGCAAACTAATGGTGATTTAAATAAATTAAATTTCTTACGTTTTTATTTATTAGCAAATTCACAAATTGAAAAAAGTGAAAATAATCAATTTATAAGTTTATTAACTGATGAAACTAATACATTTGGTGAAATGTTATTAAAAATGTCTAAATCGTTTTTTAGTTTTGATGTTATTTTAGAAAAGCAATATTTAATTGATGAAAGTTTAAATGAATTATTATTGCATAGCACTACAAATGATAAAACACAACAACTTTTACAGAAAAAAATTAATATAATTATTTCAACAATTGATTCTAATGTTAAAAAAGTGTTTTTTCAAGTTAAAAAAATTCCGGATCCGTATAATTTTAATAAAACTATAAAACAAGTATCAATTCAATATGTTGAATTAAAAGATGATGCTAAAATCCCTTTTTCTCTTTTGTCTGAAGGAACATTAAAATTTATGTCAAAAATATTAATGTTGTTAAGAATTACAGAAAAATTAGAAACTTATAGTTATATTTTTATTGATGAGTTAGATAATTCATGACATCCAAATTTAACACGATTTTTTATTAGGCTTTTTAAAGCAAACTTCTTTAAAAATATTATTTTGGTTTTTACTGCACATAATCCTTATATCTTTGAAGAAGTTAGAAAAGATGCTATTTATGTAATTAACCAATATAATGATGTTACTTCTTTTAACGAATTACGTTGAAATGATAAACCAATTCGAAATGATTTTAAATTTTCTAAAAATTATTTTGATGAAGTTATTGGTTCACATCCTTCTAATGATGATTTTGAACATTTTTGTGAGGAAATTATTTAA
- the ytpR gene encoding YtpR family tRNA-binding protein, translated as METALIGLFYQPDFDVLVGYEPIVTQGEHTIKKEWVFFHNKNIQCHSFNLLNASQHLTTKLRPGINSDNQLLLTELATMFKKQGYLFHNINNKPQFIVGQILERKQHPNSDKLNICQVTIGSEILQIICGADNCEVGQLVVVARVGAIMPSTLQIVPSELRGVMSNGMLCSERELGLSSSSVGKKIMLLSPKQYHLGNSFWKEYYNE; from the coding sequence ATGGAGACAGCATTAATTGGTTTATTCTATCAGCCGGATTTTGATGTTTTAGTTGGGTATGAACCAATCGTTACGCAAGGAGAACATACGATTAAGAAAGAATGGGTTTTCTTTCATAATAAAAATATTCAATGTCATAGTTTTAATTTGTTAAATGCTAGTCAGCATTTAACAACAAAATTAAGACCAGGTATTAATAGTGATAATCAATTATTATTAACAGAGTTAGCAACAATGTTTAAAAAACAAGGGTATCTATTTCATAATATTAATAATAAACCCCAATTTATTGTTGGTCAAATTTTAGAACGTAAGCAACACCCTAATTCTGATAAATTAAATATTTGTCAAGTTACGATTGGTTCTGAAATTCTTCAAATTATTTGTGGAGCAGATAACTGTGAGGTTGGTCAGTTAGTTGTTGTCGCACGAGTTGGTGCAATTATGCCCTCAACATTACAAATTGTTCCTAGTGAATTACGAGGTGTTATGTCAAATGGAATGTTATGTTCAGAACGAGAATTAGGATTATCATCTTCTAGTGTTGGTAAAAAAATTATGTTATTATCACCAAAACAATATCATCTTGGAAATAGTTTTTGAAAGGAATATTATAATGAGTAA
- a CDS encoding M60 family metallopeptidase, with the protein MKKIFFIVWNVFIFLALTFLVLFFIIYVYNNNERIRNLYEGWTNEKKGAKGDKGDRGDKGEKGDKGEKGDKGEKGDKGNDGNKGDKGDDDEKDNHGPLITSEEMANREDRGSLTYSEFKPTGYYLEGHNSYTVTLNRSLMDNELGKIKLSIGQWGKYKNINENREDVFMEVLISTKTNIVTFSLKINGVLYLADNNQTNLRVTSVIAEKHNGIIKIPTFKVNKTDQTEFIEQVKTTKSPFVEFVAKNYFATMQTDMIKNVVIPRLQHSFNITLNHWDNVWNWSNELLGLNENYTDINKKYTQYIHIVNPDAGGGYASTTAARMIFQNSTSAGQNLFLDKISDQWSLWHETGHSYAIPQYSITEVVNNINSLYIQQKLGIQLRIYKENEKQQAIKEYLAQPNEKKDFNKLGGDLGLWTKLGMFWQLHMAFGNNFYPLLNQTYRRINQEPNSSKRFDNDDKKTQEFIRISSRVSGYNLTQFFNEWGIQLTVETKNIIGVLKPLTKPIWNNIAEPITEHNPIVQEQL; encoded by the coding sequence ATGAAAAAAATATTTTTTATAGTTTGAAATGTTTTTATTTTTCTTGCTTTAACTTTTTTAGTATTATTTTTTATAATTTATGTTTACAACAATAATGAGCGAATTAGAAATTTATATGAAGGTTGAACAAACGAAAAAAAGGGTGCAAAAGGTGACAAAGGTGACAGGGGAGATAAAGGTGAAAAGGGTGACAAAGGTGAAAAGGGTGACAAAGGTGAAAAAGGTGACAAGGGCAATGATGGTAACAAAGGGGATAAAGGTGATGATGATGAAAAAGATAACCATGGTCCTTTAATAACTTCTGAGGAAATGGCAAATCGTGAAGACCGTGGTTCTTTAACATATTCTGAATTTAAGCCAACAGGATACTATTTAGAAGGTCACAATAGTTATACAGTTACATTAAATCGTAGTTTAATGGACAATGAATTGGGGAAGATTAAATTATCCATTGGGCAATGGGGAAAATATAAAAATATAAACGAAAACAGAGAAGATGTTTTCATGGAGGTTTTGATTTCAACAAAAACCAATATTGTTACTTTTTCTTTAAAAATTAATGGGGTGCTTTATCTTGCTGATAATAATCAGACTAATTTAAGAGTAACTAGCGTAATAGCAGAAAAACATAATGGTATTATTAAAATACCAACTTTTAAAGTAAATAAAACAGATCAAACTGAATTTATTGAACAAGTTAAGACAACAAAATCACCATTTGTTGAATTTGTTGCAAAAAATTATTTTGCGACAATGCAAACAGATATGATTAAAAACGTGGTTATACCACGTTTACAACATTCTTTTAATATAACATTAAATCATTGAGATAATGTTTGAAATTGAAGCAACGAACTTCTTGGTTTAAATGAAAATTATACCGATATCAATAAAAAATATACACAGTATATTCATATTGTTAATCCTGATGCTGGTGGCGGTTATGCAAGTACTACTGCTGCTCGTATGATTTTTCAAAATAGTACTTCTGCGGGACAAAATTTATTTTTAGATAAAATTTCTGATCAATGATCATTGTGACACGAAACAGGGCACAGTTATGCTATTCCACAATATTCTATTACTGAAGTTGTTAATAATATTAATTCATTATATATTCAACAAAAATTAGGGATTCAATTAAGAATTTATAAAGAAAATGAAAAACAACAAGCAATTAAGGAATATTTAGCACAACCAAATGAGAAAAAAGATTTTAATAAACTTGGTGGTGATCTTGGTCTTTGAACTAAATTAGGAATGTTTTGACAATTGCATATGGCATTTGGTAATAATTTTTACCCGTTATTAAATCAAACATATCGTAGAATTAATCAAGAACCTAATTCAAGTAAGCGTTTTGATAATGATGACAAAAAAACCCAAGAGTTTATTAGAATTTCTTCGCGAGTAAGTGGTTATAATTTAACACAATTTTTTAATGAATGGGGAATACAACTAACTGTAGAAACAAAAAATATTATTGGTGTTTTAAAACCATTAACAAAACCAATTTGAAATAATATTGCTGAACCAATAACTGAGCACAATCCAATTGTTCAAGAACAATTATAA